The DNA sequence GGCCACCGTTTTGGACGAAAGTTCCAAGAGCCTGTCATCAAATGCAATATCCAGATTTTGCTCTTTTTCGAGCTTCTTGATGGCTGCATAGAGCGTCATATCGGCTGCTGTAAAATTAATTTTTCGTTGATGGATTTGACCCATCAGCGGGCCGGCCAATAGGAGTTGGCCTACGGTTGTCCCTAATAGGCAGAGCATAATTGTCGCACGCATAATAATTCGTATGAACAATAGATTTATATTCATTATTTTTATAGTCTTAGTAATTCAAAAAAGCTAAGTGGCCGGGTATTGGGTCTCAAGCAAGGCCGGGCCAATGTATGTTGCGGACGGCGCCTGTGGGTGCCGCACGCAATAGTTTGGTTTAGTATAGAATTAGTTCATCGCCGACCCTCCTGTATTTTAATCGATGTATACTGCATATTTTTTCCATATTTTCGCTGAGTGGACGATTCGCATAGAGTGTCAGATCATACGAATACGCCTGATTTGTATTTACTGGTTTCTTGACAACTACTCCGTGCATATTTTTGATCACTTGCGCCATTTCTTCAAAACTGGCCTGTGCCAGCACCACTTTTCCTTCTCGCCAAGAACCTTTGTTTGAGTCTTCGTAAAGGGCATACGTACCCTTTTCTTTCACAAAAACGAGAGATTGTCCATGGGATAGTTTTTCTAGAGGAACACCATTCTTTTCCACCATCACAGCACCGCGATCCACGCTCACATTGATCGTCTGTAATCCTGCATAGCCATTTATGTTAAAGGCTGTTCCAAGTACTTTCACTTTCAGGTCATCCAGCTCCACGATAAATGGTTTGGAAGGCTGGTGTGCGACGTCGAAGAAGGCTTCTCCCGATAAGCGTACGATACGGTTACTGTCACCGTAGTTGGCCAAAACCTGTATAGTGGAATTGGCATTCAGCCAAACCTGTGTGCTATCGGGCAGTACCAACATCTTACGTTCTTTGGTTCCGGTGCTGCTTTGAAATTTGGGTAGGGTAGCTTGCTGTATGCTGCTGCGAAAGGTTAGGATGTCCTGATTAATCGTGATTCCTAATACGAGCAGTACCGCGGCAGCGCTGATCATCGGAAGCAGGTAGCGTTGTTTGAATGTGCGTTTCGGTAGAGGTGGGCCGATCTGTATGCCAGACCAGATCTGCGAGCGGATATGTGCTTTTTGTATGCTATTTACTAATGGATCTTGCTCCTCATTTTTTGAGAAGGAAGCGTACCAAGTCTCGATGAGTTGTCGTTCGGCTTCCGAAGCTTGGCCAGATTGGTGCTTATCGAGCAGTTCTTTGAGTTTTCTTAATTCCACTTGATGTTGTTTTCACCCCTATAGTGCAGCGAAAGCGGAATAAGTACCTCAAGAAATCGTTAAGTTGGTATTAAATATTTGTTAAAGCCAAGATAGAGGCATACAGACTGGTTGAAACCTCGGGATGCTTCTTGATTAAGATATCTTTGAGTTGTTTCAAGGCTATGGTGGTATTGTTTTTAACCGTTTGAGTCGAGAGCCCAAGGGCTTCTGCTATCTCGGCTATGGTGAAGTTTTGCATGCGCAAGAGCATAATATCCCGCATATTCTTGGGGAAATGATGAATTGCTTGCTGCACAGTATGTTGAATTTCTTTCGCTGTAATGGCATCGAGCACGCCTTCTTCAAAAACAGTCATCTGTCGCAGCAGGTGATTCACTGTTTCTTGATGGAGGTTACTTTTGGTGTAATGTCGGATTACTTTATTCTTGAGCGCACCAGCTAGGTATGCTTTGATGGAAACCTGTATCGTCACGGTTTCGCGATTCTGCCAGAAGGATGTGAAAATTTCTTGCACAAGATCTTGTGCATCATCATGATTTTTGAGGCGAAAGTATGCTTCCCGGTAAAGATATTCCCAGTGCGTGTTGAAAAAATGGGCAAAGGCTTCTTCATTCCCCGCCCGAATGGCTTGCATAAGTTGATTTTCGGGTAAAGTCTCCATATTTTACGTTGGCCGTTGGATAGACAAAGATAAAAAGCCTATATTAACTTAATGTTATACTAGCGTAATAGAGAAACAGAGCGCTTCTACTTGTATATTTCTCTTATTTATATACGTTGAAATTTTCTCTGAGGTTACGTCTCTGATCCGGGTTGAATCATATGCTAATCTAGTATTCGGTTCGCTATATTGGTAAGTGTGACCTACTCAAAGAAAACAAGACTTTTTAAAAGTAGAAATTTCGGGGTTGAATCATCAACTTTAAATAGGAATAAAGAAGATAGAAAAATTGCGTAGGTACAGATTTCTACTTGCTTTTATCGCGTCCATCAATTCGCTCCCACGTAGATCCCCTGTTGTCGTCGCTTTAATACGAGGTAGGGAAATAATGCGATTTATTTAATGGTTAAAAAATCACAATCTCTTCCTTTATTAGCGCTTATACTGTCGTGATGGAATCCATTTAAGATCAGGAACAAATATTTCGTTGGCCAATGCATATATGACTAAACCCACCGTGTTTTTCAATCCCGTTTTATCCAGTATTCGTTGTCGATGACTTTCAATGGTACGTTTGCTCAGAAACAGCTGATCCGCAATCTCCTGATTCGTAAATTCTTGACAGATCAGTACGACGATTTCGATTTCTCGTTTTGTCAGGAGACTGGCTGGCTGCAAGGATACGTGCTTTTTTTGTGGATTGGATAAATACGAACGGAGCAAATGATATTCTGACGGAGAGAAGTATATTCCTGTCGTATAAACGGTTTCCAATGCTTTTTCCAGTTCTTTCAGTTCGATGACCTTTGGCAAAAATCCGGATACACCAATCTTGATCATGTGTCCGATCAAATTAGCCTTATAATGTGAGGAAAGTATGAGTATCTTAACTAAAGGAAAACGAGGTATCAATTCTTCTACCAATTGCAGACCAGATATTGGTTTCATCTCTATATCTAAAAGAAGGATGTCTGGAAGTTTTTCCGGAGACATTTTGCTAAGATCATTAACCACTTCGTCTGATTTTATGTTTTTATAGACGGTGCTACAGGTAGAAATTCCTTCGATCAATAGCGTCAATCCTTCTACAAAGAGAGACTCATCGTCTACTATACCTATTTTAATTTCCTTTTGTTGGTATGTCTTAGTCATTGGTGTTTCCGTTTTTCATTTCGTTAGAAAATAGTAATATTAAACGTGTACCCTTATCATGGCTGGATTTAATTTTTCCGAGTCCACCGATTGATTTAGTTCTGGAAAGCATATTATGGAGACCCATGCCAGCTCTTGCTGTGGTGTCAAATCCGATTCCGTCATCATTTAATAGAAATGATAATCCTTTTGGGCTATTTCTGACGTGTATCTCAAGGTGAGAGGCAGCTGCATGCTTTATCGAATTGCTGATGAACTCTTGTATGATCCGGTATATCTGTACCTCAAATGTAACGGAACGTTTTTTATAGGAATGGTACATATATAGGGTAATCGTATACACTTCAGCGCACTGCGCCATTAACTCCTCAATAGTAAGTATAAGGCCGAAATGCTCTAAATTAGCAGGGTATAGACGATGTGCTAAAATTCGGGTCGACTCTATGATTTTGCTGGTGTTTTGATATAGTTTTTCTAATTGATCATCAGCGTGTGTATCCTGCATATTGTGAATGACTAGCAACAACATCTGGAGCTGATTTCCTATATCATCATGTAGGTTTTTTGCAATACTTTTACGTTCGGCTTCTTGGGTTTTTATAGCAATTCTCTTCGATAATTTTTCGAATTGCAATTCTTGATTATGACGTAGTTCCTGCTGTTGTTGTATTCTTTTCAGGTACTTTGAGTAGATCAGCGTAGCAAATGTTGCGACAGAAATGGCCAACAACAACAAAAGAACGACCTGATGGACATCTAATAGGATTTGCGCAAGCTGTAAAAATGGTAGATGCATGTGGCGTACAATATGGTAGATAGTAAGTTATTTATACCCCATAGCAAAGCGGCATTTTCAATATGGATATTTGGTAGTTGTTCCATAATCAGAAAAAGAATAGTCGATACGAAATAATAGAGCAGTAACGCATAGTGAACCGTCAACGTACCGTGTTTATCAAACCGCAGGTTAATACCACGGACCAAATTGAGCCCGATAAAGGAAACGATAACGATGTGTGACAGCGGCTTCATCCATTTGGTCCAATATATAGGATGCCATAAGAAATCGATTACGGATATGGTGAGCATGAAGAGGAATAGTACGATAGATACGTATAACATCCTGCTCCAATTATGGTGAATGCGCGCAAGAAAATTGGTCAGTAAGAGCAGTTCAAAGGAAATGAAAAGATTAAATAAAAATAAGGTACTATCTACCTTATAAACATATATCAGCAGTTTGGACATGATTTCTGCTATGCATAAAAAAAGTAGGTAGTACCTCAG is a window from the Sphingobacterium sp. lm-10 genome containing:
- a CDS encoding FecR domain-containing protein, with the protein product MELRKLKELLDKHQSGQASEAERQLIETWYASFSKNEEQDPLVNSIQKAHIRSQIWSGIQIGPPLPKRTFKQRYLLPMISAAAVLLVLGITINQDILTFRSSIQQATLPKFQSSTGTKERKMLVLPDSTQVWLNANSTIQVLANYGDSNRIVRLSGEAFFDVAHQPSKPFIVELDDLKVKVLGTAFNINGYAGLQTINVSVDRGAVMVEKNGVPLEKLSHGQSLVFVKEKGTYALYEDSNKGSWREGKVVLAQASFEEMAQVIKNMHGVVVKKPVNTNQAYSYDLTLYANRPLSENMEKICSIHRLKYRRVGDELILY
- a CDS encoding sigma-70 family RNA polymerase sigma factor; this translates as METLPENQLMQAIRAGNEEAFAHFFNTHWEYLYREAYFRLKNHDDAQDLVQEIFTSFWQNRETVTIQVSIKAYLAGALKNKVIRHYTKSNLHQETVNHLLRQMTVFEEGVLDAITAKEIQHTVQQAIHHFPKNMRDIMLLRMQNFTIAEIAEALGLSTQTVKNNTTIALKQLKDILIKKHPEVSTSLYASILALTNI
- a CDS encoding response regulator transcription factor; amino-acid sequence: MTKTYQQKEIKIGIVDDESLFVEGLTLLIEGISTCSTVYKNIKSDEVVNDLSKMSPEKLPDILLLDIEMKPISGLQLVEELIPRFPLVKILILSSHYKANLIGHMIKIGVSGFLPKVIELKELEKALETVYTTGIYFSPSEYHLLRSYLSNPQKKHVSLQPASLLTKREIEIVVLICQEFTNQEIADQLFLSKRTIESHRQRILDKTGLKNTVGLVIYALANEIFVPDLKWIPSRQYKR
- a CDS encoding ATP-binding protein codes for the protein MHLPFLQLAQILLDVHQVVLLLLLAISVATFATLIYSKYLKRIQQQQELRHNQELQFEKLSKRIAIKTQEAERKSIAKNLHDDIGNQLQMLLLVIHNMQDTHADDQLEKLYQNTSKIIESTRILAHRLYPANLEHFGLILTIEELMAQCAEVYTITLYMYHSYKKRSVTFEVQIYRIIQEFISNSIKHAAASHLEIHVRNSPKGLSFLLNDDGIGFDTTARAGMGLHNMLSRTKSIGGLGKIKSSHDKGTRLILLFSNEMKNGNTND